From Micromonospora auratinigra:
ACGGCCGCCGGGCTGGAGCAGTGTGGCGGTGACCCGCGCCGGGACGCCGACCGCGACGTCGCCCGGCGCGGCCAGGGTGAGCCGGTCGACGTGGGCGTGGAACTCGGCCCGGACCCAGTCGGGGCCCTCGGCGAGCGGGTCGCGGCGGGCCCGCTCGGCCTCCTGCGGGGTCACCGGGTCCACCCCGAACTCGGTCCACCCGGTGAAGCCGCCCAGCTCCGGCGGGGTGGACGGGTTCTTGCCCGAGTTGCCGTTGATCACGTACGGCACGCCGTCCACCCGGTCCGCGTGGAAGGTGCCCACGTGGCCGTTGACCAGCAGCGCGCCCTTGCCCGTGCGGTGCTGGAAGTCGGCCAGCCACTGCTCCACCAGGGCCGCTTCCTTGCGGTCGAGGAGCTGGCTGGCCTTGGCCGGGCTGGGGTCGCGGGGCGGGTGGTGGAAGAGCACCGTCACCGAGCCCACGGCCGGGTCGGTGGCCGCCGCGTCCAGGGTCCGCCGCAGCAGCTCCACCTGGTCGAACCCGCCGCCGCGCAGCGAGCCGGTGGCGGTGCTCAGCGTGACGAACCGGGTGCCCCGGTGGTCGGCGACCCGCGAGGTGTCGCCGAAGACGCTGCGGAAGTTGCCGATCGGGGCGCCCATGATCTCGTGGTTGCCCGGCACGTACCAGTACGGCAGCTCGCCGCCGAGTTCCTCGTCCAGGATCCGCTTGGCCAGCGCGAAGTCCGCCGGGTACGCGGTGTCCACGAAGTCCCCGTCGATGACCAGGAGGTCCGGCTTCGCCGCCTTGATCTCGCGCAGCGTACGGCGGGCCTGGGCGACCAGGTCGCTGTCCGGGTCGGCGGCGACGAACTGGGCGTCGGACATGACGGCGAAGCGCCAGGGCGCGCCGTCCACCGTGCCGTCGCGCAGCACCACCCGGTCGGTGCGGTTCTCCTCGGCCGGCGCGGCCACGGTCGGCGGCACCCGGGCCACCAGGTCGTCGATGACGATCTCGCTGCGGTACTGCTTGGCCGGGTCGGTCTCGGCCACGTAGAACCGGCGCACCCGGACCGGGTACTGCACGCCGGGCGGCACCGCGAACTCGACGTACTTCCAGCCGGTCCAGGTCACGTACGGGCCGCGGAGCACGATCTGGGTGTCCTGGGCGTCGTGCAGGTGCAGGCTCGGCCACTCCCCGGTGCCGTTGCCCTTGATCCACATCCCGAACGCCTGCGGCTGGCCGGGGACCGGGATCCAGGCCGGCGGGTCCGCGTACGCGGCCCGGGTCCCGGTGGACTGGCCGAAGTCGTACGACATCTTCAGGCCGGTGCCGGTGTGGCCGGGCGCGGGGGCGACCGAGCCGGCGGCGCGGGCCTGGCTGAACGTCCACGATGCGGCGTCGTCGAAGCCGGCCACCGGCACGTCGGTCAGGCCGACCGTCACCGGCAGCACCGTGCTGCGGTCTCCGACGTGGACGGTGAGCAGGGCGGAGCCGCTGTCGCCGAGCGCCTTGACGTCGAGGTTGCCGTCCGCCCTCGGGGTGACCGCGAGCAGCTCGTGGTCGTACTCCAGGCGCAGGTCGGCGGGCTCGATCGGCGCGGTGTTCCCCTCGCCGTCGAAGCCGACCACGCCGAAGAGGCCGGCGTCGCCCCGGGCGGTCAGGCCGAGCCGGTCCACGGTGGCGTCGATCCGGTCCAGCGGACCGAGCACGGTCAGGTCGAGGGTGCCACGCGCCTCGTCCCGCCAGGCGGTGACGGTGCTGCGGCCGGACCGGCCGGCCCGGAACACCCCCCGGTCGTCCACGGTGCCCCGGTCGGCGGGGTTGGCCCGCCACTGCGGCGCGCCGGCGGCCGGGCCGTACGTCTCGTCGTAGCCGGCCGCGGTGAGCCGGCGGGTGAGGCCGGGGAAGACCCGGTCGGGGCGGCCACCCCGGATCGGCGCGACGCCCGGCGCGGCGGTCGGGTCGCCGGCGGTCTCCAGCCAGTACCCGGTGAGCCGGCCGCTGCCCTCGGGCGCGTAGATGGCCAGGCCGTTCGGCACCGGCCGCTCGCTGCCGTCGGACGGGCTGTTCTCCACCTGGACCGTCGCCGCGCCCGGCTCGCGGGCCAGCAGGGTCGACGAGCCACCGCCGTCGAGGTTCAGCGCGTTCGCCGCGCCCAGCTCGACCATCATCCGGCCCATCTCGGTCAGGGTGACGCCCCGGCTGTCGACCTGCCGGCCGTCCACCGTCAACATGATCATTTTGCGCCCGTCGGCGGAGAAGCCGACCGAGGTGCGCGGCGCCAGGGTCGCGTCGGCGATGCTCTGCACCACGCCGTCGCGGACCAGCACGTTGCCGCCGCCCACCGCCGCCCGGGGGCTGCCGCCGTCGGACGCCTTCGGCCGCCAGGTCAGGTCGACCGGGTCACCGGGGCGCAGCGCCGCCAGGGCGTCCGCGCCCGCCTCCCGGCCGAGCAGCACGGTCGTCCCTGCCGGGATCGGCCCCTCGCCGGCCGTGCCGGCCACGGTCGCGACCCGGCCGCCGGTCACCGTCACCTCGACCACGCGGGCCGCGCCGCTCACCGCCCGCAGCCGGGGGTACGCGCCCCAGAGCGGGGTGAAGACCCCCACCCCGTCGCGCTGCACCATGTTGTTGAACTGGGTCAGCGGGACCGGGCCGGCCGGCAGGGCCGCGCTGCCCTCGAAGCCGACCTGGACGATCCGGCCCAGCCCTTCGGCGCTGATCGTGGCGGCGTTGGGGTGCCCGGCGACCGGCGACTGGATCAGCTCGCCGGAGCGGATGCCGACGCCCTGCGCCGCCCCCGAGTTGTTGATGTCGAAGAAGTCGCCGTTGACGGCGGCGACCGCGCGGGACCGGTCGACCGCCGCCCGCAGCGGCTCGTCCCTGGTCACCGCGCCGGAGTTCACGTAGTCCACGGTCACCCCGCCGGAGAGGTCGGCGGTGAGCGCGTCGGCGCGCAGCCAGCCGGCCGCGTCGTACCGGTCGAAGGAGGTCAGGTCGAGCCCGGGGGCGACCGGTCGGGTGGTCTTCGCGGTCTCCAGGCCACCGGCCGGCTCCAGGCCGGTGGCGGTGCCCTGCGGGGCGGTGGCGAGGGTGACCGCCGGGTCCGGCCGGGAGGAGGCCGCCGGGGCGTCCTCGGCGGGCGTGGCCGGCACGGGCACCGGCGCCGCGACGCCGGCCGGCGCGGGCCCGACCAGGGCGAGCGCCGGCGTCAGCAGCAGGACGCCGGCGAGACGGGCGGATCGACTGCGGGTACGCATGGACGACAGTCAACCCGGAACTGAACAGAAGTTTCAAGAGCCAGGGACTGAACCGTAGAAAAACTTCATCCTCCGGCCCGGTACGCGGACAGGGGCACGGCCGGCCGGCCGTGCCCCTGTCCGGGTCGCTCCTGTCAGGTCACTCGCCCGGAGTGGACTTCGCGATCTGCATCAGGAACTCGATGTTCGTGCGGGACTGCTTGAGCCGGTCCAGCAGGAGGTCGAGCGCCGCCTGCGAGTCCAGCGAGTGCAGCACCTTGCGGAGCTTGTGGATGATCGCCAGCTCCTCCGGCGCGAGCAGGACCTCCTCCTTGCGGGTGCCGGAGGGGTTGATGTCGATCGCCGGGAAGACCCGCTTGTCGGCGATCTTCCGGTCCAGCTTGAGCTCGGCGTTACCGGTGCCCTTGAACTCCTCGAAGATGACCGTGTCCGCCATGGACCCGGTCTCCACCAGCGCGGTGGCGAGGATGGTCAGCGAGCCGCCGTTCTCGATGTTGCGGGCCGCACCCAGGAACCGCTTCGGCGGGTAGAGCGCGGTGGAGTCGATACCACCCGACATGATCCGGCCGCTGGCCGGCGCCGCCAGGTTGTACGACCGACCGAGCCGGGTCACCGAGTCGAGCAGCACGACCACGTCGTGGCCCAGCTCGACCAGGCGCTTCGCCCGCTCGATCGCCAGCTCCGCCACCGTGGTGTGGTCCTGCGGCGGACGGTCGAACGTGGCCGCGATGACCTCGCCCTTCACCGACCGCTGCATGTCGGTGACCTCTTCCGGCCGCTCGTCGACCAGCACCACCATCAGGTGGCACTCCGGGTTGTTGCGGGTGATCGCGTTCGCGATCGCCTGCAGCACCATGGTCTTACCGGCCTTCGGCGGCGACACGATCAGCGCCCGCTGCCCCTTGCCGATCGGCATCACCAGGTCGATGACCCGCGTGGTCAGGATGTGCGGCTCGGTCTCCAGCCGCAGCCGCTCCTGCGGGTACAGCGGAGTGAGCTTGTAGAACTCCGGACGACGCTTCGCCTCGTCCGGCTCCATCCCGTTGATGGTGTCGAGCCGGACCAGCGGGTTGTACTTGTCGCGCCGCTGCTCGCCGCCCTCCCGGGCCGCCCGCACCGCGCCGGTGATGGCGTCACCGCGGCGCAGGCCGTACTTCTTGATCTGGGACATCGACACGTACACGTCGTTCGGGCCGGCCAGGTAGCCGGTGGTCCGCACGAAGGCGTAGTTGTCGAGGACGTCGATGATGCCGGCCACCGGGACGAGCACGTCGTCCTCGCCGACCTGCGGCTCGCGGCCGCCACCGCCGCCGTCGCCGCCCTCGATCCGGTCGCCCCGGCCCCGCCGACGGTCCCGGAACCGGCTGCGCCGGCCGCGCCGGCCGCCGCCCTCGTCGTCGTCGTCGTTGTCCCGCTCGACGCGCGGCCCGCGGTCGTTGCGGTCACCCCGGTCGTTGCGGTCACCCCGGTCGTTCCGGTCGCCCCGGTCGTTCCGGTCCCCGCGGTCGTTGCGGTCACCGCGGTCGGCCCGCTCGTTACGCTCGGCGCGGTCACCCCCGCGCTCACCGCGCTCGGCCCGGTCCCCGCCACGCTCGGCCCGGTCCCCGCGGTCGGCCCGCTCGCCGCCACGCTCGGCCCGCTCGGCGCGCTCGTTACGCTCGCCGGCGCGCTCGTTACGCTCGCCGGCGCGCTCGTTACGCTCGCCGGCGCGCTCGTTACGCTCGCCGCGCTCGGCCCGCTCGGCCCGCTCGCCGCGGTCGCCCCGCTCGGTGCGCTCCGCGCGCTCGGTGCGGTCGGTGCGCTCCGCACGCTCGCGGCCCCGGCCCTCGCCGCGCTCGGCCCGCTCGCCGGCCTCGGCGGGAGCCTCCTCGGTCCGGGTCTCCGCCGGCCGCGCCTCGGTGGTGGCGGCAGCGGCCCGGCCCCGACGGGTCCGGGTACGACCCTCGGTCGCCTCGGCGGCCGGCGCCTGCTCGGCGGGACGGCGCTCGGCCTGGGTCCGCTCCTCGCGGACCTCGGCGTGCACCTCTTCACGGGCGGGAGCGGCCGCGGCCGCGACCTCGGCCCGCGGTCGAGGGGTTCCGGCGGCGGCGCCGCCCTGCCGCTCGGTGATCGCGCTGATCAGCTCGCCCTTACG
This genomic window contains:
- a CDS encoding phosphodiester glycosidase family protein; translation: MRTRSRSARLAGVLLLTPALALVGPAPAGVAAPVPVPATPAEDAPAASSRPDPAVTLATAPQGTATGLEPAGGLETAKTTRPVAPGLDLTSFDRYDAAGWLRADALTADLSGGVTVDYVNSGAVTRDEPLRAAVDRSRAVAAVNGDFFDINNSGAAQGVGIRSGELIQSPVAGHPNAATISAEGLGRIVQVGFEGSAALPAGPVPLTQFNNMVQRDGVGVFTPLWGAYPRLRAVSGAARVVEVTVTGGRVATVAGTAGEGPIPAGTTVLLGREAGADALAALRPGDPVDLTWRPKASDGGSPRAAVGGGNVLVRDGVVQSIADATLAPRTSVGFSADGRKMIMLTVDGRQVDSRGVTLTEMGRMMVELGAANALNLDGGGSSTLLAREPGAATVQVENSPSDGSERPVPNGLAIYAPEGSGRLTGYWLETAGDPTAAPGVAPIRGGRPDRVFPGLTRRLTAAGYDETYGPAAGAPQWRANPADRGTVDDRGVFRAGRSGRSTVTAWRDEARGTLDLTVLGPLDRIDATVDRLGLTARGDAGLFGVVGFDGEGNTAPIEPADLRLEYDHELLAVTPRADGNLDVKALGDSGSALLTVHVGDRSTVLPVTVGLTDVPVAGFDDAASWTFSQARAAGSVAPAPGHTGTGLKMSYDFGQSTGTRAAYADPPAWIPVPGQPQAFGMWIKGNGTGEWPSLHLHDAQDTQIVLRGPYVTWTGWKYVEFAVPPGVQYPVRVRRFYVAETDPAKQYRSEIVIDDLVARVPPTVAAPAEENRTDRVVLRDGTVDGAPWRFAVMSDAQFVAADPDSDLVAQARRTLREIKAAKPDLLVIDGDFVDTAYPADFALAKRILDEELGGELPYWYVPGNHEIMGAPIGNFRSVFGDTSRVADHRGTRFVTLSTATGSLRGGGFDQVELLRRTLDAAATDPAVGSVTVLFHHPPRDPSPAKASQLLDRKEAALVEQWLADFQHRTGKGALLVNGHVGTFHADRVDGVPYVINGNSGKNPSTPPELGGFTGWTEFGVDPVTPQEAERARRDPLAEGPDWVRAEFHAHVDRLTLAAPGDVAVGVPARVTATLLQPGGRTVPVSAPVSADWSGSPNLHIGTADGVKPWHVARFDPASGTLTALRPGAQVLLAVTVNGVRAEATVTLTAARAPAA
- the rho gene encoding transcription termination factor Rho, encoding MSDTTDVTSDVSNVAGDATTAAPTRRRRSGTGLSAMLLPELQSLAASLGISGTARMRKGELISAITERQGGAAAGTPRPRAEVAAAAAPAREEVHAEVREERTQAERRPAEQAPAAEATEGRTRTRRGRAAAATTEARPAETRTEEAPAEAGERAERGEGRGRERAERTDRTERAERTERGDRGERAERAERGERNERAGERNERAGERNERAGERNERAERAERGGERADRGDRAERGGDRAERGERGGDRAERNERADRGDRNDRGDRNDRGDRNDRGDRNDRGDRNDRGPRVERDNDDDDEGGGRRGRRSRFRDRRRGRGDRIEGGDGGGGGREPQVGEDDVLVPVAGIIDVLDNYAFVRTTGYLAGPNDVYVSMSQIKKYGLRRGDAITGAVRAAREGGEQRRDKYNPLVRLDTINGMEPDEAKRRPEFYKLTPLYPQERLRLETEPHILTTRVIDLVMPIGKGQRALIVSPPKAGKTMVLQAIANAITRNNPECHLMVVLVDERPEEVTDMQRSVKGEVIAATFDRPPQDHTTVAELAIERAKRLVELGHDVVVLLDSVTRLGRSYNLAAPASGRIMSGGIDSTALYPPKRFLGAARNIENGGSLTILATALVETGSMADTVIFEEFKGTGNAELKLDRKIADKRVFPAIDINPSGTRKEEVLLAPEELAIIHKLRKVLHSLDSQAALDLLLDRLKQSRTNIEFLMQIAKSTPGE